The Amycolatopsis endophytica genome includes the window CGTCGAGCGGGTCGCCGTCCTGCCCGAGGGTGTCGTCGATGAAGCCGTAGTCGGCCGGGTACTGGGTGGCCGTGAACAGCGTCCGGTCCAGGCGGATCCGGCCCGTCTTGTGGTCCACCTCGTACTTGTTGCGCTCCCCCTTGGGGATTTCGATCGTGGCGTCGAACTCCACGGCTTCCTCGCTGACCTCGTCTTTTCCCACCGGAACCGGCGGCTTACGGTATCGCTAACTTGTTCTCACTAGTGTGGACCACGCGCCGTTGGGAAGTCGCACCGATGTCGTCTTGACAACAGTGAGTTTGCCCGCGGCGGTCCGCAGGCGAGGAGGAGGGGTGCGTGCCGAGCAACGACCAGCCCGAGTGGCCGTCCGAAGACATCGACGTCCCGGACGTCTCCGCCGAGGAGAAGCCCGCCGACGGCGGTGCGACGGCCCAGCTGCCGGTGCCGGACAAGGTCTCCCTCCCCGAGCAGCCCACGCTGTTCGTGCCGGGCGAGCCGGCGCGGGATGTCGAGAAGACCCAGTTCATCGCCACGCCGAAGCCGGACGCCGAGAGCACCCAGGTGATCGACCTGCGGCAGGCTCCGCCGCCGGAGGAACAGCAGACCGAGCCCCGGCCGGTCCCGCGCCCGCAGCAAACCCCGCCGCCACGGCCGCAACCTCCCGAGCAGCACCAGCCGCCCCGCCCGCAGCCGGTGCAGCCCGCCGCCGTCCCGCTCGTGCAGCCGATGCGCATCGAGCCCGGCGGCGATGTCCACCCCGCCGAGGCGACCACCGGCGAGGAGCCGCCCCCGCCCGCGCCGCGGGCGGAACCGAAGCCGAAGCGCCGCAAACGGGTGCTGCTCACCGGCGTGGTCGCGCTCGTCCTCGTCGTCGTGGTCGGGGCCGCGCTGGCGATCCCGTACGTCTCCAACCGGCTCGGCCTGCCGTGGGCGCCGAACCTGCCCCAGGGTGACGCGCCCGACCCGGTCCCGGTCGCGCTGTCGCTGCAGGCTCCGAGCGAGTCGGCGCCGGAGCCGACCGCGGCCGGGGTGTCCTCGGCGCTGGCTTCCGCGGCGTCCGCGCCCGCGCTGGGCACGCTCACCGGCGCGGTGATCGACCCCGCCACCGGTGAGCTGCTGTGGAACCGCAACGCCGGCCAGTTCCGGACCCCCGCGTCGACGACCAAGCTGCTGACCACCTCGGCCGCCCTCCTCGCCGTGGATCCCGGCACGCAGCTGAGCACGAAGGTCGTCCAGGGCTCCTCGCCGGACACCGCGGTGATCGTCGCGGGCGGGGACATCACCCTGTCGTCGCTGCCCGCCGGGCAGCAGTCGGTGTACTCGGGTGCCGCGCACCTCGACGACCTGGTCGCGCAGGTCAAGCAGGCCAGCGGTGGCGCGATCAAGAAGGTGCAGATCGACACCTCGGTGTGGTCCGGCGCCCAGACCGCGCCGGGCTGGGCCGCCGACGACGCGCCGCTCTACACCGCCGCGATGACGCCCGTGATGCTGGACGGCGGTCTCACCGATCCGACGAACGACCACTCGGTCCGCGTGGCGCAGCCGGCGACCACGGTGCTGCAGACCTTCGCCAACCGTCTCGGCGTGACCGCGGCCGGGAACGGGACGGCGCCGCAGGACGCGAAGGTGCTCGGTGAGGTCAAGTCGGCGCCGTTGAGCGAACTGATCGCCCACGCCCTCGAAGCGTCCGACAACACGCTCGCCGACGCGATCGGACGCCTCACCGCGACGGCGACCGGTGCGCAGGCGTCGTTCGCGGGCGCGGCGCAGGCGACCCTGTCCGTCCTGTCCCAGAACGGGTTCGACGTCTCGCAGGTCAAGCTCAGCGACAACAGCGGGCTCTCCCCGCAGAACGCCGTGCCCGCGAAGCTGCTCGCGGAGATCCTGTCGGTGGCCGCGGGGCCGGACGGCAAGGACCCTCGGACGGCGAAACTGCGCCCGATGCTGGCGGGGCTCCCGGTGGCGGGCGGCAGTGGCACGCTCGACGACCGCTACGACGCGCCGGGCTCGGAACCGGGCAAGGGGTGGGTGCGCGCCAAGACGGGCACTCTGTCCGGGGTCCACACGTTGGCAGGGGTAGTGCTGGACTCCGACGGCCGGGTCCTGGTGTTCGCGTTGATGTCCGACGGCGCCGACCAGGATTCCGCCCGCGCGGCACTGGACGTCGTCGCGACCTCGATCAGGGGTTGCGGCTGCCGCTGACTCCCGGAAGGTGGACACGATGAGCGAGGTGGCGACCAGGCCGGTCGTGGACTGGTCACTGGCCGCGTCCACGGGCGCCTTCCTCGCCCGCGGCGGGCCGGTGGTCTCCCGCGAGGAGGCCACGCTGGCCGTGACCGAGTTGCGGGATCTGACCGTGGACGCCGAAGCGCACGTCCGCGATCTCACCGGTCTCGGCTCGGGGCTGCCGCTGCTGCCCGGTGACGTGGTGGACCGGCCCGGCTGGGTCCGCTCGGCCGCCGCCGGGCTCGACGCGCTCACCGCGAAGGCCCTGCCGCCCAACCCGACCGGGCCGCTCGCGCCCGTCCTCGCCGGTGGCGCCGGCGTGCAGACCGGTGTGGTGCTGGCGTTCCTGGCCTCCAGGGTGCTGGGCCAGTACGACCCGTTCGGCGGGCCGGACCGCGACGGCAGGCTGATCCTGGTGGCGCCGAACGTGGTCACCGCGCAGCAGGCGCTGCGGGTGCCCGGCCGCGATTTCCGGATGTGGGTCTGCCTGCACGAGTCCACCCACCGGCTGCAGTTCACCGCGGTGTCCTGGCTGCGTGACTACTTCGCCGACGAGGTCGAGCGGTTGGTCGGCGGGCTGACCGGGGACGATGACGGGGTGGCCGACCTGCTCGGGCGGCTGCCGGACGCGTTGCGGGAGGTCAAGCGGGCCAGGGCCGACGGGATCGTCGCGGTCGGGCAGTTGCTGCGCTCGCCCGAGCAGCGCGAGGTGTTCGACCGCCTGCTCGCGCTGTCCACACTGCTCGAAGGGCACGCGGACTACGTGATGGACGCGGTGGGGCCGAGCGTCGTGCCCACGGTCGAGACCATCCGGGCGCGCTTCACCGACCGCCGTCAGGGCGGTGGCCTGCTGGACCGGTTGCTGCGGGCGCTGCTCGGCGTGGACGCCAAGATCCGCCAGTACGCGCAGGGCGCGGCCTTCACCCGGCACGTGGTCGGCCGGGTCGGGATGGCCGGGTTCAACGCGGTCTGGACCTCCCCGAACACCCTGCCGACCCGGTCCGAGATCGCCGACCCGGAGGCGTGGGTGCGGCGCGTCCACCCGTGACCGGGCCGCACCCCGCGGTGGCGGAGGTCCGCCGCGCGGTGCGGAAGCTGCTGGCGGGCTGCCCGGATCCGGCGGGGATCGACGTCGCGTTGTCCGGGGGAGCCGACTCGCTCGCGCTCACCGAGGCCGCGGTGTTCACCGGGCGGCGTCTCGGGCTGCCGGTGCGCGCGCTGGTCGTCGACCACGGGTTGCAGGAGGGTTCCGCGCGGGTGGCCGCCGAAGCGGCCGCGGTGGCGCGCGAGCTCGGGGTGGACTCCGCGGAGGTGCTGGCGGTCGAGGTGACCGGTCCGGGCGGACCCGAGGCGGCCGCCCGGTACGCCCGGTACGCGGCGCTTCGCGAACATCACCGCGGCATCGTCCTGCTCGGCCACACGCGCGACGACCAGGCCGAGACCGTCCTGCTCGGACTCGGCCGCGGGTCCGGTCCGCGCTCGATCGCGGGCATGCGTGCTGTGGATCATCCGTGGGGTAGGCCACTCCTGGACGTGCCCCGGGAGACGACGCGGGCGGCCTGTCGCGCGCTCGGGCTGACCCCGTGGGAAGACCCGCACAACAGCGATCCGCGCTTCACCCGCGCCCGCCTGCGCGCGGAGGTACTGCCACTGCTGGACGAGGTGCTGGGCGGCGGCGTCGCCGGGGCGCTGGCCCGCACGGCCGCCCAGCTCAGAGAGGATTCCGAGGCCCTCGACGCGTTCGCGGCGGACTTCCTGGCGCGGCACGGAAAACCGGACATCGAAGCGCTCGCGCCACTTCCGGCCTCCCTCCGGCGAAGGGTCCTGCGCGACTGGCTCGTCGCGGGCGGCGCGCGCGGACTCACCGACGCCCACCTGCGGTCGGTCGACGCGCTGGTCGGCGAATGGCGCGGTCAGGGCGGGGTCTGGCTACCCGGCGGCTTGGTGGTGACCCGCACGCATGGCAGGCTTGCCATGAATCCACCGGAAACAAGAGGGGACTGACCCGTGTACGAAGGCGAGATCGCCTCCGTCCTCATCACCGAGCAGCAGATCGAAGACAAGGTCACCGAGCTCGCCAAGCAGATCGCCGCGGACTACGAGCGCGAGACGTCCGCGGGCGACCTGCTGCTGGTGGGGGTGCTCAAGGGCGCCGTCATGTTCATGACCGACTTCGCCAGGGTGCTGCCGATGCCGGCGCAGCTGGAGTTCATGGCCGTCTCCTCGTACGGTTCGTCCACGTCGTCCTCCGGCGTGGTGCGGATCCTCAAGGACCTCGACCGCGACATCACCGGGCGTCACGTGCTGATCGTCGAGGACATCGTCGACTCCGGGCTCACGCTGTCCTGGCTGCTGAAGAACCTGGCGAGCCGCGACCCGGCGTCGCTGGAGGTCGTCACGCTGCTGCGCAAGCCGGACGCGGTCAAGGTCGACGTGCCGGTCCGCTACGTCGGGTTCGACATCCCGAACGAGTTCGTCGTCGGGTACGGGCTGGACTACGCGGAGCGCTACCGGGACCTGCCCTACATCGGCACCCTTGATCCGAAGGTGTACGGAGCCTGAACACGGTGCGTGAGCACCGGGAATTCCCGAACCGGATCGGGCCGGAACGCGTCATAACCGTCGGTGGGGTGCGTTAACCTGTGCGAACGAGGGTGACGCGCCGCGTTGCGGTACGAACATGGGGTAGGGAGAACTGATGGGGAGCTACGCGGACGCCGCGGCGTTCCGGAACGCCGCTGTCAACGGCCAGCTGGGGGTCGACCCCGACGCCGCGCAGACGGTGCTGAAGAAGATCCGCCTCGGCAAGGACCAGGTGGAGAACCTGCTGAACAACGCCGGATCGCTGGCCGAGGCGCCCAAGCTCGGGAACAACCCGGTCGGCAACGCGATCGCCGCGAAGTTCGTCGAGCGCGCCGACGGGGGCGGTGAGTCGTACGTGACCGCCCTGCGCAACCTCTACAGCCAGTACCAGCAGGCCGAAGAGGCCATCATCGCGGCCATGAGCCACTACGACAGGATCGACCAGGACGCCGTGGACGCGCTCGCGCCCGGGCGGCAGGCCTGACCGGGGGGTATTGATCACCATGACTTCTCCGAGCAGCGACTTCAGAGGCGGGTCCGTGCAGCTGGGCGACAACGGCGAGTCCGCCGCGCTCGTGCAGCAGGCTCGCAGCGGCGCGGGTGGCTTCACCTACGGCGGCGACCGCGCCATCGGCAGCCCCCCGAACTGGGCCTCGCAGGAGAGCAACCAGCTCTACCTCGGCGCCACCCAGAACAACGATCCGGCCACGGCCGAGGCCACCGGGCGCGCCTGGCAGTCCCACGGCACCAACCTGCACCAGGCGGCCGACGACCTGTACAACGCGATCACCGAGCTGGGCAACGCGTGGGTCGGCCAGGGTGCCGGTTCCGCGCAGGGCGCGCTGGTGGGCATCGCGAACTCCAGCAGGCAGGCCGGCGACGCCGCGCACACCATGTCCAGCCGCATGACGCAGCAGGCGACCGCGGCCGCCGAGGTCAAGAAGATGCCGGCGCCGAAGGACTTCGACCCGGCCAAGCAGACCGCGGCGATGCTCGCGGGCGGTCCGGCGGCGATGGTCGCGGACATGAAGCAGCAGGCCGACGAGGCGCGCGCCGTGCACGCCCAGCAGGTCCAGTACTTCAACGCCTACACGCAGGCGATGTCCGAGGTGGACGGCGCGACCCCGAGCTTCGGCCCGGAGTCGCTCGGCCTGCCGGCGGACGGCCGCATCGGCGGCACGTCGGCGCAGTCCGTCGGCGCCTCCACGGGTGCGGTCCCCGGTGCACTGGGTGCCACGGGTGCCGGTCCGGTCGGCGGGATCGCCGGCGGGATTCCCGGTGGCGGCGGGGCCGGCTTCGCGGCGGGCGGCGTGCCCGCTGGCGGGCCTGCTCCGCACGGCGCTCCGGTTCCGGCCCCGGCTCCGGCGCCGGGTGCCGTCTCGGGCGCCGGGCAGCCTGCCGTGGCGGCGCCCTCCGGCGGTGGCGGTTCCGCCGCGCTGGGTGCGGCGGCCGGTCTCGGTGCGGCGGGCCTCGCCGCGGTGGGCGGCAAGGCCGCGCTCGGCCGGGGCAGCAAGTCCGGGGCCAAGGAGCGTCCGGCCGACGAGACCGCGGCCAGCTCGGACCAGTCCCAGCAGCACGCCCAGAGCGCCGCGCAGCAGCAGGCCCAGCAGCAGGGCCTGATGTCCAGCGGTGGCACCATCGGCGGCGGCAGCACCACCCCGCCCGCGTCCGGTATGGGTGGTGGCATGGGTGCCGGTGGCGCGCACGGCGCGGAGGACGAGGAGCACACCCGTGCGTCCTTCCTCGTCGAGGCCGACCCCGACGAGGCGTTCGGCGCCAACGTGGCGACGGCGCCGCCGGTCATCGGTGCCTGGAACGACGACGAGGACGACCGCTGACCCGGCGCACGCGCGCGAACCCGAAAAGAGGGACTTGATGGTGCGAGCGGAGCTGCTCACTCCGCTGGAGCTGGACTTCCTCTGGGAGTCGTTCGGAGCAGGCGAACTGCCGTATCCGCTTGAGGTGCGCTCGCACGGTGCGACCATGGATGAGCGCGCCGACCTGCGACGGCAGACCCTGGACCGGCTGGCCGCGCGCGGCGCGGCCGACGGCAGGGGCCGTCCCGCGCCGCACCTCGAGGAGTTCTTCGAGGTGCTGGCCGGTGCGGACACCAGCCTGGACAGCGTGCACATCACCGCGCCCGACGCGCACCCGCTGCTGGCGGTGGCGGCGTCGCTCGCCGGGCGCGGTGTGCTCGCGGTGCGCGACGACAGGGGCTTCCACTTCCAGCCGATGCCGTCGGACGGTCTCGCCGGCGGGATCGTGTCCCTGCTGCCCGCCGCCCCGCGCGGCACCGAAAAGTCCATCACGGTCCCGCTCGAACAGCTCCTGACCACCACGGGCGCGGATTTCCTGCAGCGCCGTCCGGCGGGCGGCGGCCGCGCGAGCGCCGACGACGACCGCAAGGCGCTGGCGCGCCTGCAGGCCCAGCCGCGACTGCGGGGCGGGCAGATCGGCGCCAATGCACGCACCCGCGGCGGCGCGAAGAACCGGCCGCCGGTGCTGAGCTGGTTCGACACCGACGCGGGCCGCTACTTCACGCAGGCCAGCCGGGGGCACGACGGGCGCGACTGGATCACCATCGCCCCCGCGGACGCCGCCACGCTGCGGCACCGGCTCGGCGAGATGCTGGTCAGCGCGGCCGGTATGAACCTGGCTCCCGGCGGTGCCTGGTGAACCGCGCCGAGTTCTTCACGCCGTTGACCTTCGACTTCCTGTGGGAGGCCGCGGGGATCGGCGAGCTGCCGTACCCGCTGCAGGTGCGTTCGCACGGCGCGACCATGGACGAGCGCGCGACGCTGCGGCAGCGGGCGCACGACGAGCTGCGGGCCCGCGGCGTCCGTGATCACTACGGTCGCCTGGAACCGCAGGTCGAGGACTGGTTCCGGGTCCTGTCGCAGCCGAGTTCGAGCGTCGACGCGGTGCACATCCCGGACTTCCGGGTGCCGCCGGTGTCGATCCTCGCGGCCACCGACGGCACGCTGGGCGTCGTGGCGATCCAGGACGCCGACGGCATCTGGATCCGGCCGACCTTCGCCGAGGGGCTGGCCTCCACGGTCGTCGACCTGCTGCCGCCGGGCACCCGCGGCACCGAGGCTTCGATCACACTCCCGGTCGACGAGGCCCTGCGCATCCCGCCCACCCGGGCGGCCGTTCCGGTCGGCGCGGACGACCCGAAGCCGCGTCGACGGTCGCTGAGCGAAGCGCCGTCCGACCCGCGCGAGGCGTACGCGCGCCTGTCCGGTCAGCCCCGGCTGCGCGGTGGTCAGCTCGCCGCGAACAGCCGCTCCGAGGTGGTCGGCCGCCGCAGGTCACCGGTGCTGGGCTGGTTCGACACGGCCAGCGGCCGCTACCTGAGCCTGTCCCGGCCGGGCGCGGACGGCCGGGAGTGGGTCACCGTCTCCTCGGCGGACGCGAAAACCCTGCGTACGAGGCTTTCGGAGATGGTGGCGAGCGTCACGGCCGACCCCGGCCACTGACCTGCGCCACTTCGGGGAACCAGACCGCGGCATCGGCCGTTGACCTGCTTGAGACTCGTGCAGGTGCCCATGTCGGCCGGGCTGTACCCTGGATTGACGGGGTGTTCCTCGCACACCGCAAGTTGTTGTCTACACCGTGACGGCGGATGTGACATCTACCGCCTAGCCAGGGAGGGTCGAGGCCGAACGGCCGAGGCATATGGACCGGAAGCGCCTGCTCAGGAACCCGCTGCTGTGGATCGTCGCGGTTGTGTTGATCTTCCTCGCGGTCAACACCCTCTTCGACAGCGATCGCGGTTATACCCAGGTCCCCACTTCACAGGCGATTGCCCAGATCGACGGCAACAACGTGAAGGAAGCCAACCTGGAGGACAAGGAGCAACAGCTCAAGCTGTCGCTCACGAACAAGATCGATGTCGACGGCCAGCAGGTCGACCAGGTCATCACGTCGTTCCCCGGCGGGGCGACCGACCGGATCTACGCCAGCCTGGCCGACAAGCCGAACATCAAGTTCAGCACCACGGTGACGCAGCAGGGTTTCTTCACGCAGATCCTGTACTACATCATTCCGCTCGGCCTGCTGCTCCTGCTGCTGATGTGGATGATGAACAACGCGCAGGGCGGCGGCAACCGCGTCCTGAACTTCGGCAAGTCCAAGGCGAAGCAGCTGAACAAGGACATGCCGAAGACGACGTTCAACGACGTCGCGGGTGCCGACGAGGCGGTCGAAGAGCTCTACGAGATCAAGGACTTCCTGCAGAACCCGGCGCGCTACCAGGCGCTGGGCGCGAAGATCCCGAAGGGCGTGCTGCTGTACGGCCCGCCCGGTACCGGTAAGACGCTGCTCGCGCGTGCCGTCGCCGGTGAGGCGGCCGTGCCGTTCTACACGATCTCCGGGTCCGACTTCGTCGAGATGTTCGTCGGTGTCGGTGCCTCCCGGGTGCGTGACCTGTTCGAGCAGGCCAAGCAGAACGCGCCGTGCATCATTTTCGTCGACGAGATCGACGCGGTCGGCCGCCAGCGCGGCGCCGGCCTCGGCGGTGGTCACGACGAGCGCGAGCAGACGCTGAACCAGCTGCTCGTCGAGATGGACGGCTTCGACTCGCGCGGCGGCATCATCCTGATCGCGGCAACCAACCGGCCGGACATCCTCGACCCGGCGCTGCTGCGCCCCGGCCGCTTCGACCGGCAGATCCCGGTGTCCGCGCCGGACCTCGCCGGCCGCCGCCAGATCCTCGAGGTGCACTCGAAGGGCAAGCCGCTGGCGCAGGGTGTCGACCTGCACGCGCTGGCCAAGCGCACCGTGGGCATGTCCGGTGCCGACCTGGCCAACGTCATCAACGAGGCCGCGCTGCTCACCGCGCGCCAGAACGGGCACGTGATCACCGATTCGGCGCTGGAGGAGTCGGTCGACCGCGTGATCGGCGGCCCGGCCCGCAAGAGCCGGATCATCTCCGAGCAGGAGAAGAAGATCACCGCCTACCACGAGGGCGGGCACGCGCTGGCCGCGTGGGCGATGCCGGACCTGGAGCCGGTGTACAAGCTGACGATCCTGCCGCGTGGCCGGACGGGTGGGCACGCGCTGGTCGTCCCCGAGGACGACAAGCAGCTGATGACCCGGTCCGAGATGATCGCCCGGCTGGTGTTCGCCATGGGTGGCCGCACCGCCGAGGAACTGGTCTTCCACGAGCCGACCACGGGCGCGTCGTCCGACATCGAGCAGGCGACCAAGATCGCCAAGGCGATGGTCATGGAGTACGGCATGAGCGCCCGCCTCGGCGCCGTGAAGTACGGCCAGGACCAGGGCGACCCGTTCCTGGGCCGCTCGGCGGGCCGCCAGGCGGACTACTCGCTCGAAGTCGCGCACGAGATCGACGAAGAGGTCCGCAAGCTCATCGAGACCGCGCACACCGAGGCGTGGGAGGTGCTCAACACCTACCGCGACGTGCTCGACGACCTGGTGCTGGAGCTCCTGGAGAAGGAGACGCTGAGCCGCAAGGATCTCGAGCGGATCTTCGCCTCCGTCGAGAAGCGCCCGCACATCACCGTCTTCAACGAGTTCGGTGAGCGCACCCCGTCGGACAAGCCGCCGATCAAGACCCCGGGTGAGCTGGCGATGGAGCGCGGTGAGCCGTGGCCGCCGCCGGAGAAGAAGCCGGCGCCGCGTCAGGTGCCGACCCCGGTCGGGACCGCGCCGGGCGGTGGCGACCTGCCCGGTGGTCCGCCGTACAGCCAGCCGGAGCCGCCGTCGAACCCGTACGCGCCGCCGTCGCCCGGCGGGTCGAACGGGGGCCGTCCGTACGGCCCGAACGGCACCGGGCAGTGGCCGCAGCCCTACAACGGTGACAACCAGTCGGGCCCGCCGAACTACGGTGCGCCTCCGGGCTGGACCCCGGCGACTCAGCCGGGTGGTCAGACCCCGTGGCGCCCCGGCCAGGGCGAGCAGCCGCGGCAGGGCGACTGGTTCGGTGGCCGCGACGAGGGCCAGGGCCAGCACCGGCGGAATCCCGACGAGCAGGACGGTCAAGATCGACAGTGAGCTGACGCCCGAGGAGGGACCGGTCTTCGACCAGGCGCGTGCCGAGAAGGCGGTGCGTGAGCTGCTGGAGGCCGTGGGCGAGAACCCGGACCGGGAGGGTCTGCGCGACACTCCCGCCCGGGTGGCCCGTGCCTACCGGGAGATGTTCGCCGGGCTCTACACCGATCCCGCCTCGGTGCTGGCACGCACCTTCGACGAGTCGCACGAAGAGCTGGTGCTGGTCACCGACATCCCGATGTACAGCACGTGTGAGCACCACCTGGTGCCGTTCCACGGGGTTGCGCACGTCGGGTACATCCCGAACAGCCAGGGCAAGGTCACCGGCTTGTCGAAGCTTGCGCGGCTGGTCGACCTCTACGCGAAGCGCCCGCAGGTGCAGGAACGGCTGACCTCGCAGATCGCGGACGCGCTGGTGCGCAAGCTCGAACCGCGGGGCGTGATCGTCGTGGTCGAGGCCGAGCACCTGTGCATGTCGATGCGGGGCATCCGCAAGCCCGGTGCCCGCACCACGACTTCGGCGGTGCGGGGCATGCTGCAGTCGTCGGCGACGTCGCGGGCGGAGGCGCTGGAACTGATCAAGGGCCGTCGATGAGTTCGCCGGACCGGTGTCTGGTGATGGGCGTCCTGAACGTCACGCCGGACTCGTTTTCGGACGGTGGCCGTTATTTCGGCCTGGATGGCGCGCTGGCGCACGCCCATGAGATGTGGGAGCGCGGCGCGGACATCATCGACGTGGGTGGCGAGTCGACGCGGCCCGGTTCGTCCCGGGTGGACGCGGAGACCGAGATCGCCAGGGTGCTGCCGGTCGTGCGCGCGCTCGCGGCGGACGGTCTGCGGATTTCGGTGGACACCACGCGCGCGGCGGTCGCCGAGGCGACGCTCGATGCGGGGGCCGAGATCATCAACGACGTGTCCGGTGGTCTCGCGGACCCGGCCATGGCGAAGGTGGCCGCGACGAGTCAGGCGCCGTGGGTGCTGATGCACTGGCGCGGGCACAGCAAGGACATGAACGCGCTCGCCACGTACGACGATGTGGTCGCCGATGTGCGGGACGAGCTGGGGTCGCGGGTGGAGGCGGCGCTCGCGGCGGGTGTCGCGCCGGAGAAGATCATCCTCGATCCCGGCCTGGGTTTCGCGAAGCGCGGCGAGCACGACTGGGCGCTGCTGAACCGGCTGGACGTTTTTCAGGACATGGGTTTCCCGGTGCTGGTGGGGGCTTCGCGCAAGCGGTTCCTGGGCACGCTGCTGGCGTCGGACGGTGTGCCACGACCCCCGGCAGGCCGTGAAGACGCGACCGCGGCCGTTTCGGCGATCGCCGCGGTGCAGGGGGCATGGGGCGTGCGGGTGCACAACGTCGGCGCGTCGCTGGACGCGGTCGCGGTCGCCGCGGCGTGGAGGCGTGGACGTGCCTGACCGGATCACGCTCACCGGGCTGCGGGTGTTCGGGCGGCACGGGGTTTTCGAGCACGAGAAGCGGGACGGGCAGGAGTTCGTGGTCGACGTCGTCGCGTGGCTGGACCTGGCGCCCGCCGCCGCTTCGGACGATCTGCGGGAGACGTTGCACTACGGCGAGCTGGCGCAGCTGGCGGCGGACATCGTCGGCGGCGAGCCGTACGATCTGATCGAAAGCGTCGCGGGCCGGATCGCCGGCGAGGTGCTGGCGAAGGATCCCCGCTTGTCCGCTGTGGAGGTCACGGTGCACAAACCGTCCGCGCCGATCCCGCTGACCTTCGCCGACGTGGCGGTCACCGTGCACCGGACCCGCACGTGAGGGCGGTCCTGTCACTCGGCTCGAACCTCGGCGATCGCCTGGCTCACCTGCGCTCCGTCGTGGACGGTCTGGGACC containing:
- the folE gene encoding GTP cyclohydrolase I FolE, producing the protein MDSELTPEEGPVFDQARAEKAVRELLEAVGENPDREGLRDTPARVARAYREMFAGLYTDPASVLARTFDESHEELVLVTDIPMYSTCEHHLVPFHGVAHVGYIPNSQGKVTGLSKLARLVDLYAKRPQVQERLTSQIADALVRKLEPRGVIVVVEAEHLCMSMRGIRKPGARTTTSAVRGMLQSSATSRAEALELIKGRR
- the ftsH gene encoding ATP-dependent zinc metalloprotease FtsH; translated protein: MDRKRLLRNPLLWIVAVVLIFLAVNTLFDSDRGYTQVPTSQAIAQIDGNNVKEANLEDKEQQLKLSLTNKIDVDGQQVDQVITSFPGGATDRIYASLADKPNIKFSTTVTQQGFFTQILYYIIPLGLLLLLLMWMMNNAQGGGNRVLNFGKSKAKQLNKDMPKTTFNDVAGADEAVEELYEIKDFLQNPARYQALGAKIPKGVLLYGPPGTGKTLLARAVAGEAAVPFYTISGSDFVEMFVGVGASRVRDLFEQAKQNAPCIIFVDEIDAVGRQRGAGLGGGHDEREQTLNQLLVEMDGFDSRGGIILIAATNRPDILDPALLRPGRFDRQIPVSAPDLAGRRQILEVHSKGKPLAQGVDLHALAKRTVGMSGADLANVINEAALLTARQNGHVITDSALEESVDRVIGGPARKSRIISEQEKKITAYHEGGHALAAWAMPDLEPVYKLTILPRGRTGGHALVVPEDDKQLMTRSEMIARLVFAMGGRTAEELVFHEPTTGASSDIEQATKIAKAMVMEYGMSARLGAVKYGQDQGDPFLGRSAGRQADYSLEVAHEIDEEVRKLIETAHTEAWEVLNTYRDVLDDLVLELLEKETLSRKDLERIFASVEKRPHITVFNEFGERTPSDKPPIKTPGELAMERGEPWPPPEKKPAPRQVPTPVGTAPGGGDLPGGPPYSQPEPPSNPYAPPSPGGSNGGRPYGPNGTGQWPQPYNGDNQSGPPNYGAPPGWTPATQPGGQTPWRPGQGEQPRQGDWFGGRDEGQGQHRRNPDEQDGQDRQ
- the folP gene encoding dihydropteroate synthase, translating into MSSPDRCLVMGVLNVTPDSFSDGGRYFGLDGALAHAHEMWERGADIIDVGGESTRPGSSRVDAETEIARVLPVVRALAADGLRISVDTTRAAVAEATLDAGAEIINDVSGGLADPAMAKVAATSQAPWVLMHWRGHSKDMNALATYDDVVADVRDELGSRVEAALAAGVAPEKIILDPGLGFAKRGEHDWALLNRLDVFQDMGFPVLVGASRKRFLGTLLASDGVPRPPAGREDATAAVSAIAAVQGAWGVRVHNVGASLDAVAVAAAWRRGRA
- the folB gene encoding dihydroneopterin aldolase; protein product: MPDRITLTGLRVFGRHGVFEHEKRDGQEFVVDVVAWLDLAPAAASDDLRETLHYGELAQLAADIVGGEPYDLIESVAGRIAGEVLAKDPRLSAVEVTVHKPSAPIPLTFADVAVTVHRTRT